From one Bacillus sp. FJAT-42376 genomic stretch:
- a CDS encoding NAD(P)-binding oxidoreductase produces the protein MNITVFGASGGTGIELVKQAADQGHLIKAFVRTPSKFPFKTEPAIEMIHGNALDRSAVNQAVKGSDAVISCLGADGLNKTTALSDMTSNILEAMKESGIQRLGYVASAGIDREIPGLRGKMAAFFLRNVLDDHRKAAELMKESGMEWTIARPMRLMDEPLTGVYRTSLESVPENGQKISRADVAHFILSSIQNHTFIRKSVGLAY, from the coding sequence ATGAACATCACTGTATTCGGAGCAAGCGGAGGCACGGGAATTGAACTAGTGAAACAGGCAGCCGATCAAGGCCACCTAATAAAGGCTTTTGTGAGAACCCCATCCAAATTTCCTTTCAAAACCGAACCGGCTATTGAAATGATTCACGGCAATGCTCTTGACCGCTCGGCTGTAAACCAGGCCGTCAAAGGCAGTGATGCAGTCATTTCCTGCCTTGGAGCAGATGGTCTAAACAAGACGACTGCTCTTTCTGACATGACATCAAATATCCTGGAAGCTATGAAAGAGTCCGGCATTCAGAGACTCGGGTATGTAGCCAGTGCTGGAATTGACCGGGAGATCCCTGGATTGCGCGGAAAAATGGCTGCTTTCTTTCTGCGCAACGTTCTCGATGATCACCGGAAGGCAGCAGAGCTAATGAAAGAATCGGGAATGGAATGGACAATCGCCAGGCCAATGCGGCTGATGGATGAACCGTTAACCGGTGTATACCGCACCTCACTTGAGAGTGTCCCTGAAAACGGTCAAAAAATCAGCAGGGCAGATGTGGCACACTTCATCCTATCATCCATCCAGAACCACACGTTTATCCGGAAATCAGTTGGTCTTGCTTACTGA
- a CDS encoding GyrI-like domain-containing protein produces the protein MNYRIVNKESFKVIGKSIKTSTANGHQQKTISEFWEESNRPNGLSERLAPNLGPMGFLGLCLDINQDKEEMVYMIAAEQTGTSEDKELEERIIPAQTWAVFESAGPMPNAIQDVWGRVYSEWFPSTGYEHAAGPEMEVYPAGDPYHLDYRCEVWVPIIKK, from the coding sequence ATGAATTATCGGATTGTGAACAAAGAAAGCTTTAAAGTGATTGGAAAGTCGATTAAAACTTCGACAGCCAATGGGCACCAGCAGAAAACCATCAGTGAGTTTTGGGAGGAGTCCAATCGGCCGAATGGGTTAAGCGAAAGGCTTGCACCAAATCTCGGTCCGATGGGCTTCCTCGGGCTGTGCCTTGATATCAATCAGGACAAAGAAGAAATGGTTTATATGATTGCTGCAGAGCAGACGGGGACTTCAGAAGATAAGGAACTGGAGGAGCGGATCATTCCTGCCCAGACATGGGCTGTATTTGAATCCGCCGGACCCATGCCGAATGCGATTCAGGATGTTTGGGGAAGGGTTTACTCAGAGTGGTTTCCATCAACGGGGTATGAACACGCAGCGGGTCCTGAAATGGAAGTCTATCCGGCAGGGGACCCGTATCATTTGGATTACCGGTGTGAAGTGTGGGTGCCAATCATAAAAAAATAA
- a CDS encoding AraC family transcriptional regulator: MEALIRMNDSIRYMEERLSSGFSVEEAASIACMSKFHFQRMFLMVTGVTPGEYMRNRRLTLAAQEVVNTSAKVIDIALKYGYETPESFSKAFRRAHGMSPTEARKSGRLLKAYPRLLFTFS, encoded by the coding sequence GTGGAAGCTTTAATCCGCATGAATGACAGTATCCGTTATATGGAGGAAAGATTGAGCTCAGGGTTCAGCGTAGAGGAAGCGGCTTCAATCGCCTGTATGTCAAAATTTCATTTTCAAAGGATGTTTTTGATGGTTACAGGGGTTACTCCGGGTGAGTATATGCGAAATAGAAGGCTGACCCTCGCTGCACAGGAAGTGGTGAACACATCGGCTAAGGTCATCGATATTGCCCTGAAATATGGCTATGAGACACCTGAATCTTTCTCTAAAGCATTCCGGAGAGCTCACGGTATGAGCCCGACCGAAGCCCGGAAATCGGGCCGTTTGCTAAAGGCTTATCCCCGGCTTCTTTTCACATTCAGCTGA
- a CDS encoding GntR family transcriptional regulator, protein MKGKQTTEQRVYIHLKEALLARKIAPGTQLVEQTISETLKVSRTPIRQAFKRLETEGLIEIIPNKGSYVVHPSKEEILSFFDMRKEFEHMAVKYGLRHIRDEDIKKLNSLLAKEQETYKNKDLNGYVNLNKEFHLYLARKSENKFLIRYMEQLLNQNNVYLFLFDVFYQVETEHNARAAEHEKMVKAMEEKNADELHELIDQHMKRSINDLRLQDEGFQSLAEILSGE, encoded by the coding sequence TTGAAGGGAAAACAGACGACAGAGCAGCGCGTCTATATTCATTTGAAAGAGGCGCTGCTTGCCAGAAAAATTGCTCCGGGAACCCAGCTTGTGGAGCAAACCATTTCGGAAACGCTGAAGGTAAGCCGTACCCCCATCAGGCAGGCTTTCAAACGGCTTGAAACAGAAGGACTCATTGAAATTATTCCAAACAAAGGCTCTTATGTTGTTCACCCGTCAAAGGAAGAGATTCTTTCCTTTTTCGATATGAGAAAAGAATTTGAACATATGGCGGTTAAATACGGACTCAGGCATATTAGGGATGAGGATATTAAAAAGCTCAACAGCCTGCTGGCAAAAGAGCAGGAGACTTACAAAAACAAAGATTTGAACGGATACGTGAATTTAAATAAGGAATTCCACTTATACCTGGCGAGAAAAAGCGAAAATAAGTTCCTGATCCGCTATATGGAACAGCTGCTCAATCAAAACAATGTGTACCTTTTTCTGTTTGATGTATTTTATCAGGTGGAAACCGAGCATAACGCAAGGGCTGCCGAGCATGAAAAAATGGTGAAGGCAATGGAAGAAAAGAATGCGGATGAGCTTCATGAATTAATTGACCAGCATATGAAGCGGAGCATAAACGATTTGCGCCTGCAGGATGAAGGTTTTCAATCTTTAGCCGAAATATTATCTGGAGAATAA
- a CDS encoding YitT family protein, translating into MSPKMLSFLKINLGLILVATNIHFFLSPNRIAAGGTGGLSIVIQHFLPLPVGQIMLMLDGILFIVGFLTIGSAFGAISLYSSITLSLIVWGFSIFFPMEKPMSDDALIELIIGMIIGAVGSALVFSQHASTGGTDIVARIINKFTHMEMGRAVLLADILIVLSSALVFGIQTGMYALLGLLIKGFLIDYAMQLMNENKEVVIISGESHKIKQYILLELNKGATVHTAKGAFSNDEKEVITTILARRDFHRLKMYIQSVDKDAFVTIHNMNEIMGRNFKTFA; encoded by the coding sequence ATGAGTCCAAAAATGCTGTCATTTTTGAAAATAAATCTCGGATTGATCCTGGTCGCAACAAACATTCACTTTTTCCTTTCCCCAAATAGAATTGCTGCTGGAGGAACGGGAGGATTATCCATTGTCATTCAGCACTTCCTGCCGCTGCCGGTCGGTCAAATCATGCTCATGCTTGACGGAATCCTGTTTATCGTCGGATTTCTTACGATTGGGTCTGCATTCGGAGCCATCTCTCTCTACTCAAGCATTACACTCAGTTTGATTGTATGGGGGTTCAGCATCTTTTTCCCAATGGAAAAGCCTATGAGTGATGATGCCTTAATCGAGCTGATAATTGGGATGATTATTGGTGCAGTGGGAAGTGCCCTTGTATTCAGCCAGCATGCATCTACAGGGGGAACGGATATTGTTGCGAGAATCATTAATAAATTTACTCATATGGAAATGGGCAGGGCCGTATTGCTTGCCGATATTCTCATTGTCCTATCGTCCGCACTGGTATTTGGCATTCAAACGGGAATGTATGCCTTATTGGGTCTTCTTATAAAAGGATTCCTGATTGATTACGCAATGCAGCTGATGAACGAAAATAAAGAAGTGGTCATCATCAGCGGAGAAAGTCACAAAATTAAGCAGTATATCCTGCTGGAACTGAATAAAGGCGCTACGGTGCATACGGCGAAAGGGGCTTTTTCAAATGATGAAAAGGAAGTTATCACGACCATCCTGGCAAGGAGAGACTTTCACCGCCTGAAAATGTACATTCAATCTGTAGACAAGGACGCTTTTGTGACCATTCATAATATGAACGAAATCATGGGAAGGAATTTTAAGACTTTTGCTTAA